A portion of the Cryptomeria japonica chromosome 5, Sugi_1.0, whole genome shotgun sequence genome contains these proteins:
- the LOC131051440 gene encoding zinc finger CCCH domain-containing protein 18-like isoform X2, whose product MQFCNWSLGFSEYSYWDRRLFWCLEVSMDAYGAVRIVYTRIRSLEPENVSEIIGYLLMQDLGDQEMIRLAFGPNALLQSMISKAKEKLGLSSSPPIHQQLLTDHHSPPFQYSNLLPPHYSNGFHWGSSHEKDSTLLTAQDLMHQTNFQGEPSDYLNLSRHQSLPPDLKFSEEPLFYPDSSFSLANDQSFYRDISPTFYNGIKPGSNHRRAYSMTDVSVSPSSESLSSKPCLYFARGYCKHGSNCRFSHNLSSPMIESISLEKLEMEMQELLRGMRAPVSIASLPQLYYERFGKTLQAEGYLTESQRHGKTGYSLTNLLARLKNTVTLIDRPHGQHAIILAEDAYRFTAYRSGFSNIEREDLGSINPASRQIYMTFPAESTFTEEDVSNYFGIYGPVQDVRIPYQQKRMFGFVTYVYPQTVKVVLAKGNPHYVCGARVLVKPYKEKSKYGDRKFVDRGEHSKYLSSHILDLKEYDSHLGCRLVESSEMVRRQMEEQEQAVELESLHFADLNLGDTQRNQGGSQLSMPLVQQNHFSKGFSSGLFNADQYAKASEDLNGFDPTLDQFSYVLDVLDSEHTNEVETKSKTDADDECNSGHNLPDSPFSVFNGIKTPPHPDKTKICTIFNNTSQESTTSGFTQIPLWSRCS is encoded by the exons ATGCAATTTTGTAATTGGTCTCTAGGATTTTCAGAATATAGTTACTGGGATAGAAGATTGTTTTG GTGTTTAGAGGTTTCAATGGATGCATATGGAGCAGTGCGCATTGTGTACACAAGGATCAGGAGCCTTGAGCCAGAAAATGTGTCTGAGATTATTGGATACTTGCTCATGCAAGATCTGGGAGACCAGGAAATGATTCGCCTGGCATTTGGTCCTAATGCTCTCTTACAGTCCATGATTTCAAAAGCCAAGGAGAAACTGGgattgtcatcatctcctccaattCATCAGCAGCTGCTAACAGATCACCATTCTCCACCTTTTCAGTACTCGAATTTACTGCCTCCACATTATTCTAATGGATTCCACTGGGGATCATCTCATGAAAAAGATAGTACATTATTAACAGCTCAAGATCTAATGCATCAAACCAATTTTCAAGGTGAACCCAGTGACTATCTGAATTTGAGCAGGCATCAGAGCCTGCCCCCTGATCTCAAATTTTCAGAAGAACCACTTTTTTATCCCGATTCTTCTTTCAGTCTAGCTAATGATCAATCTTTTTATCGAGATATCTCTCCTACTTTTTACAATGGAATCAAGCCAGGATCAAACCACAGGCGGGCCTATTCCATGACTGATGTTTCTGTTTCTCCAAGTTCTGAATCCCTGTCATCCAAGCCATGCCTTTATTTTGCTCGCGGTTACTGCAAGCATGGATCCAACTGCCGTTTTTCACACAATCTATCAAGTCCCATGATTGAAAGCATATCGCTGGAGAAATTAGAGATGGAAATGCAAGAGCTTTTGAGAGGAATGAGGGCCCCTGTTTCAATTGCTTCTCTGCCTCAGTTATACTATGAAAGATTTGGTAAAACTCTACAAGCTGAGGGATACTTGACTGAGAGTCAGAGGCACGGTAAAACTGGATACAGTTTGACAAATCTATTAGCCCGGTTAAAGAATACCGTTACACTCATTGACAGGCCTCATGGGCAGCATGCTATCATTTTAGCAGAGGATGCTTACAGATTTACAGCATACAGGAGTGGTTTTAGTAATATTGAACGAGAGGATTTGGGCAGCATCAATCCCGCATCCCGTCAAATTTACATGACTTTTCCTGCTGAGAGCACATTCACAGAAGAGGATGTTTCAAATTATTTTGG GATTTATGGACCTGTACAGGATGTGAGGATCCCCTACCAGCAGAAACGGATGTTTGGATTCGTAACATATGTTTACCCTCAGACAGTGAAAGTAGTCTTAGCCAAAGGAAATCCTCACTATGTTTGTGGTGCCAGGGTTCTCGTTAAACCTTACAAAGAGAAAAGCAAGTATGGAGACAG GAAATTTGTTGATAGAGGAGAACATTCAAAATACTTGTCATCTCACATTCTTGATCTTAAGGAGTATGATTCACATCTAG GTTGTAGGCTGGTTGAGAGCTCAGAAATGGTTAGAAGGCAGATGGAGGAGCAAGAACAAGCTGTGGAGCTAGAAAGTCTACATTTTGCTGATTTGAATCTGGGAGATACACAAAGAAATCAAGGTGGAAGCCAACTCAGTATGCCCCTTGTGCAGCAAAATCATTTCTCAAAAGGTTTCTCCAGTGGTTTATTCAATGCTGACCAATATGCAAAAGCTTCAGAAG ATCTCAATGGGTTTGATCCAACGCTTGATCAATTCAGTTATGTGTTGGATGTGCTGGACAGTGAGCATACTAATGAAGTAGAGACAAAGAGTAAAACTGACGCTGATGATGAATG CAATAGTGGGCACAACCTTCCTGATAGCCCCTTTTCAGTTTTCAATGGGATTAAAACACCACCCCATCCGGATAAGACTAAAATTTGCACTATAttcaacaacacatcacaagaatCAACCACCTCTGGTTTCACTCAG ATTCCACTGTGGAGCAGGTGCAGTTAG
- the LOC131051440 gene encoding zinc finger CCCH domain-containing protein 18-like isoform X1: MQFCNWSLGFSEYSYWDRRLFWCLEVSMDAYGAVRIVYTRIRSLEPENVSEIIGYLLMQDLGDQEMIRLAFGPNALLQSMISKAKEKLGLSSSPPIHQQLLTDHHSPPFQYSNLLPPHYSNGFHWGSSHEKDSTLLTAQDLMHQTNFQGEPSDYLNLSRHQSLPPDLKFSEEPLFYPDSSFSLANDQSFYRDISPTFYNGIKPGSNHRRAYSMTDVSVSPSSESLSSKPCLYFARGYCKHGSNCRFSHNLSSPMIESISLEKLEMEMQELLRGMRAPVSIASLPQLYYERFGKTLQAEGYLTESQRHGKTGYSLTNLLARLKNTVTLIDRPHGQHAIILAEDAYRFTAYRSGFSNIEREDLGSINPASRQIYMTFPAESTFTEEDVSNYFGIYGPVQDVRIPYQQKRMFGFVTYVYPQTVKVVLAKGNPHYVCGARVLVKPYKEKSKYGDRKFVDRGEHSKYLSSHILDLKEYDSHLGCRLVESSEMVRRQMEEQEQAVELESLHFADLNLGDTQRNQGGSQLSMPLVQQNHFSKGFSSGLFNADQYAKASEVDADLNGFDPTLDQFSYVLDVLDSEHTNEVETKSKTDADDECNSGHNLPDSPFSVFNGIKTPPHPDKTKICTIFNNTSQESTTSGFTQIPLWSRCS; the protein is encoded by the exons ATGCAATTTTGTAATTGGTCTCTAGGATTTTCAGAATATAGTTACTGGGATAGAAGATTGTTTTG GTGTTTAGAGGTTTCAATGGATGCATATGGAGCAGTGCGCATTGTGTACACAAGGATCAGGAGCCTTGAGCCAGAAAATGTGTCTGAGATTATTGGATACTTGCTCATGCAAGATCTGGGAGACCAGGAAATGATTCGCCTGGCATTTGGTCCTAATGCTCTCTTACAGTCCATGATTTCAAAAGCCAAGGAGAAACTGGgattgtcatcatctcctccaattCATCAGCAGCTGCTAACAGATCACCATTCTCCACCTTTTCAGTACTCGAATTTACTGCCTCCACATTATTCTAATGGATTCCACTGGGGATCATCTCATGAAAAAGATAGTACATTATTAACAGCTCAAGATCTAATGCATCAAACCAATTTTCAAGGTGAACCCAGTGACTATCTGAATTTGAGCAGGCATCAGAGCCTGCCCCCTGATCTCAAATTTTCAGAAGAACCACTTTTTTATCCCGATTCTTCTTTCAGTCTAGCTAATGATCAATCTTTTTATCGAGATATCTCTCCTACTTTTTACAATGGAATCAAGCCAGGATCAAACCACAGGCGGGCCTATTCCATGACTGATGTTTCTGTTTCTCCAAGTTCTGAATCCCTGTCATCCAAGCCATGCCTTTATTTTGCTCGCGGTTACTGCAAGCATGGATCCAACTGCCGTTTTTCACACAATCTATCAAGTCCCATGATTGAAAGCATATCGCTGGAGAAATTAGAGATGGAAATGCAAGAGCTTTTGAGAGGAATGAGGGCCCCTGTTTCAATTGCTTCTCTGCCTCAGTTATACTATGAAAGATTTGGTAAAACTCTACAAGCTGAGGGATACTTGACTGAGAGTCAGAGGCACGGTAAAACTGGATACAGTTTGACAAATCTATTAGCCCGGTTAAAGAATACCGTTACACTCATTGACAGGCCTCATGGGCAGCATGCTATCATTTTAGCAGAGGATGCTTACAGATTTACAGCATACAGGAGTGGTTTTAGTAATATTGAACGAGAGGATTTGGGCAGCATCAATCCCGCATCCCGTCAAATTTACATGACTTTTCCTGCTGAGAGCACATTCACAGAAGAGGATGTTTCAAATTATTTTGG GATTTATGGACCTGTACAGGATGTGAGGATCCCCTACCAGCAGAAACGGATGTTTGGATTCGTAACATATGTTTACCCTCAGACAGTGAAAGTAGTCTTAGCCAAAGGAAATCCTCACTATGTTTGTGGTGCCAGGGTTCTCGTTAAACCTTACAAAGAGAAAAGCAAGTATGGAGACAG GAAATTTGTTGATAGAGGAGAACATTCAAAATACTTGTCATCTCACATTCTTGATCTTAAGGAGTATGATTCACATCTAG GTTGTAGGCTGGTTGAGAGCTCAGAAATGGTTAGAAGGCAGATGGAGGAGCAAGAACAAGCTGTGGAGCTAGAAAGTCTACATTTTGCTGATTTGAATCTGGGAGATACACAAAGAAATCAAGGTGGAAGCCAACTCAGTATGCCCCTTGTGCAGCAAAATCATTTCTCAAAAGGTTTCTCCAGTGGTTTATTCAATGCTGACCAATATGCAAAAGCTTCAGAAG TTGATGCAGATCTCAATGGGTTTGATCCAACGCTTGATCAATTCAGTTATGTGTTGGATGTGCTGGACAGTGAGCATACTAATGAAGTAGAGACAAAGAGTAAAACTGACGCTGATGATGAATG CAATAGTGGGCACAACCTTCCTGATAGCCCCTTTTCAGTTTTCAATGGGATTAAAACACCACCCCATCCGGATAAGACTAAAATTTGCACTATAttcaacaacacatcacaagaatCAACCACCTCTGGTTTCACTCAG ATTCCACTGTGGAGCAGGTGCAGTTAG
- the LOC131051440 gene encoding zinc finger CCCH domain-containing protein 18-like isoform X4, whose protein sequence is MSMSAKCLEVSMDAYGAVRIVYTRIRSLEPENVSEIIGYLLMQDLGDQEMIRLAFGPNALLQSMISKAKEKLGLSSSPPIHQQLLTDHHSPPFQYSNLLPPHYSNGFHWGSSHEKDSTLLTAQDLMHQTNFQGEPSDYLNLSRHQSLPPDLKFSEEPLFYPDSSFSLANDQSFYRDISPTFYNGIKPGSNHRRAYSMTDVSVSPSSESLSSKPCLYFARGYCKHGSNCRFSHNLSSPMIESISLEKLEMEMQELLRGMRAPVSIASLPQLYYERFGKTLQAEGYLTESQRHGKTGYSLTNLLARLKNTVTLIDRPHGQHAIILAEDAYRFTAYRSGFSNIEREDLGSINPASRQIYMTFPAESTFTEEDVSNYFGIYGPVQDVRIPYQQKRMFGFVTYVYPQTVKVVLAKGNPHYVCGARVLVKPYKEKSKYGDRKFVDRGEHSKYLSSHILDLKEYDSHLGCRLVESSEMVRRQMEEQEQAVELESLHFADLNLGDTQRNQGGSQLSMPLVQQNHFSKGFSSGLFNADQYAKASEVDADLNGFDPTLDQFSYVLDVLDSEHTNEVETKSKTDADDECNSGHNLPDSPFSVFNGIKTPPHPDKTKICTIFNNTSQESTTSGFTQIPLWSRCS, encoded by the exons ATGTCGATGAGCGCCAA GTGTTTAGAGGTTTCAATGGATGCATATGGAGCAGTGCGCATTGTGTACACAAGGATCAGGAGCCTTGAGCCAGAAAATGTGTCTGAGATTATTGGATACTTGCTCATGCAAGATCTGGGAGACCAGGAAATGATTCGCCTGGCATTTGGTCCTAATGCTCTCTTACAGTCCATGATTTCAAAAGCCAAGGAGAAACTGGgattgtcatcatctcctccaattCATCAGCAGCTGCTAACAGATCACCATTCTCCACCTTTTCAGTACTCGAATTTACTGCCTCCACATTATTCTAATGGATTCCACTGGGGATCATCTCATGAAAAAGATAGTACATTATTAACAGCTCAAGATCTAATGCATCAAACCAATTTTCAAGGTGAACCCAGTGACTATCTGAATTTGAGCAGGCATCAGAGCCTGCCCCCTGATCTCAAATTTTCAGAAGAACCACTTTTTTATCCCGATTCTTCTTTCAGTCTAGCTAATGATCAATCTTTTTATCGAGATATCTCTCCTACTTTTTACAATGGAATCAAGCCAGGATCAAACCACAGGCGGGCCTATTCCATGACTGATGTTTCTGTTTCTCCAAGTTCTGAATCCCTGTCATCCAAGCCATGCCTTTATTTTGCTCGCGGTTACTGCAAGCATGGATCCAACTGCCGTTTTTCACACAATCTATCAAGTCCCATGATTGAAAGCATATCGCTGGAGAAATTAGAGATGGAAATGCAAGAGCTTTTGAGAGGAATGAGGGCCCCTGTTTCAATTGCTTCTCTGCCTCAGTTATACTATGAAAGATTTGGTAAAACTCTACAAGCTGAGGGATACTTGACTGAGAGTCAGAGGCACGGTAAAACTGGATACAGTTTGACAAATCTATTAGCCCGGTTAAAGAATACCGTTACACTCATTGACAGGCCTCATGGGCAGCATGCTATCATTTTAGCAGAGGATGCTTACAGATTTACAGCATACAGGAGTGGTTTTAGTAATATTGAACGAGAGGATTTGGGCAGCATCAATCCCGCATCCCGTCAAATTTACATGACTTTTCCTGCTGAGAGCACATTCACAGAAGAGGATGTTTCAAATTATTTTGG GATTTATGGACCTGTACAGGATGTGAGGATCCCCTACCAGCAGAAACGGATGTTTGGATTCGTAACATATGTTTACCCTCAGACAGTGAAAGTAGTCTTAGCCAAAGGAAATCCTCACTATGTTTGTGGTGCCAGGGTTCTCGTTAAACCTTACAAAGAGAAAAGCAAGTATGGAGACAG GAAATTTGTTGATAGAGGAGAACATTCAAAATACTTGTCATCTCACATTCTTGATCTTAAGGAGTATGATTCACATCTAG GTTGTAGGCTGGTTGAGAGCTCAGAAATGGTTAGAAGGCAGATGGAGGAGCAAGAACAAGCTGTGGAGCTAGAAAGTCTACATTTTGCTGATTTGAATCTGGGAGATACACAAAGAAATCAAGGTGGAAGCCAACTCAGTATGCCCCTTGTGCAGCAAAATCATTTCTCAAAAGGTTTCTCCAGTGGTTTATTCAATGCTGACCAATATGCAAAAGCTTCAGAAG TTGATGCAGATCTCAATGGGTTTGATCCAACGCTTGATCAATTCAGTTATGTGTTGGATGTGCTGGACAGTGAGCATACTAATGAAGTAGAGACAAAGAGTAAAACTGACGCTGATGATGAATG CAATAGTGGGCACAACCTTCCTGATAGCCCCTTTTCAGTTTTCAATGGGATTAAAACACCACCCCATCCGGATAAGACTAAAATTTGCACTATAttcaacaacacatcacaagaatCAACCACCTCTGGTTTCACTCAG ATTCCACTGTGGAGCAGGTGCAGTTAG
- the LOC131051440 gene encoding zinc finger CCCH domain-containing protein 18-like isoform X5, with amino-acid sequence MDAYGAVRIVYTRIRSLEPENVSEIIGYLLMQDLGDQEMIRLAFGPNALLQSMISKAKEKLGLSSSPPIHQQLLTDHHSPPFQYSNLLPPHYSNGFHWGSSHEKDSTLLTAQDLMHQTNFQGEPSDYLNLSRHQSLPPDLKFSEEPLFYPDSSFSLANDQSFYRDISPTFYNGIKPGSNHRRAYSMTDVSVSPSSESLSSKPCLYFARGYCKHGSNCRFSHNLSSPMIESISLEKLEMEMQELLRGMRAPVSIASLPQLYYERFGKTLQAEGYLTESQRHGKTGYSLTNLLARLKNTVTLIDRPHGQHAIILAEDAYRFTAYRSGFSNIEREDLGSINPASRQIYMTFPAESTFTEEDVSNYFGIYGPVQDVRIPYQQKRMFGFVTYVYPQTVKVVLAKGNPHYVCGARVLVKPYKEKSKYGDRKFVDRGEHSKYLSSHILDLKEYDSHLGCRLVESSEMVRRQMEEQEQAVELESLHFADLNLGDTQRNQGGSQLSMPLVQQNHFSKGFSSGLFNADQYAKASEVDADLNGFDPTLDQFSYVLDVLDSEHTNEVETKSKTDADDECNSGHNLPDSPFSVFNGIKTPPHPDKTKICTIFNNTSQESTTSGFTQIPLWSRCS; translated from the exons ATGGATGCATATGGAGCAGTGCGCATTGTGTACACAAGGATCAGGAGCCTTGAGCCAGAAAATGTGTCTGAGATTATTGGATACTTGCTCATGCAAGATCTGGGAGACCAGGAAATGATTCGCCTGGCATTTGGTCCTAATGCTCTCTTACAGTCCATGATTTCAAAAGCCAAGGAGAAACTGGgattgtcatcatctcctccaattCATCAGCAGCTGCTAACAGATCACCATTCTCCACCTTTTCAGTACTCGAATTTACTGCCTCCACATTATTCTAATGGATTCCACTGGGGATCATCTCATGAAAAAGATAGTACATTATTAACAGCTCAAGATCTAATGCATCAAACCAATTTTCAAGGTGAACCCAGTGACTATCTGAATTTGAGCAGGCATCAGAGCCTGCCCCCTGATCTCAAATTTTCAGAAGAACCACTTTTTTATCCCGATTCTTCTTTCAGTCTAGCTAATGATCAATCTTTTTATCGAGATATCTCTCCTACTTTTTACAATGGAATCAAGCCAGGATCAAACCACAGGCGGGCCTATTCCATGACTGATGTTTCTGTTTCTCCAAGTTCTGAATCCCTGTCATCCAAGCCATGCCTTTATTTTGCTCGCGGTTACTGCAAGCATGGATCCAACTGCCGTTTTTCACACAATCTATCAAGTCCCATGATTGAAAGCATATCGCTGGAGAAATTAGAGATGGAAATGCAAGAGCTTTTGAGAGGAATGAGGGCCCCTGTTTCAATTGCTTCTCTGCCTCAGTTATACTATGAAAGATTTGGTAAAACTCTACAAGCTGAGGGATACTTGACTGAGAGTCAGAGGCACGGTAAAACTGGATACAGTTTGACAAATCTATTAGCCCGGTTAAAGAATACCGTTACACTCATTGACAGGCCTCATGGGCAGCATGCTATCATTTTAGCAGAGGATGCTTACAGATTTACAGCATACAGGAGTGGTTTTAGTAATATTGAACGAGAGGATTTGGGCAGCATCAATCCCGCATCCCGTCAAATTTACATGACTTTTCCTGCTGAGAGCACATTCACAGAAGAGGATGTTTCAAATTATTTTGG GATTTATGGACCTGTACAGGATGTGAGGATCCCCTACCAGCAGAAACGGATGTTTGGATTCGTAACATATGTTTACCCTCAGACAGTGAAAGTAGTCTTAGCCAAAGGAAATCCTCACTATGTTTGTGGTGCCAGGGTTCTCGTTAAACCTTACAAAGAGAAAAGCAAGTATGGAGACAG GAAATTTGTTGATAGAGGAGAACATTCAAAATACTTGTCATCTCACATTCTTGATCTTAAGGAGTATGATTCACATCTAG GTTGTAGGCTGGTTGAGAGCTCAGAAATGGTTAGAAGGCAGATGGAGGAGCAAGAACAAGCTGTGGAGCTAGAAAGTCTACATTTTGCTGATTTGAATCTGGGAGATACACAAAGAAATCAAGGTGGAAGCCAACTCAGTATGCCCCTTGTGCAGCAAAATCATTTCTCAAAAGGTTTCTCCAGTGGTTTATTCAATGCTGACCAATATGCAAAAGCTTCAGAAG TTGATGCAGATCTCAATGGGTTTGATCCAACGCTTGATCAATTCAGTTATGTGTTGGATGTGCTGGACAGTGAGCATACTAATGAAGTAGAGACAAAGAGTAAAACTGACGCTGATGATGAATG CAATAGTGGGCACAACCTTCCTGATAGCCCCTTTTCAGTTTTCAATGGGATTAAAACACCACCCCATCCGGATAAGACTAAAATTTGCACTATAttcaacaacacatcacaagaatCAACCACCTCTGGTTTCACTCAG ATTCCACTGTGGAGCAGGTGCAGTTAG
- the LOC131051440 gene encoding zinc finger CCCH domain-containing protein 18-like isoform X3, translating to MQFYTTARCLEVSMDAYGAVRIVYTRIRSLEPENVSEIIGYLLMQDLGDQEMIRLAFGPNALLQSMISKAKEKLGLSSSPPIHQQLLTDHHSPPFQYSNLLPPHYSNGFHWGSSHEKDSTLLTAQDLMHQTNFQGEPSDYLNLSRHQSLPPDLKFSEEPLFYPDSSFSLANDQSFYRDISPTFYNGIKPGSNHRRAYSMTDVSVSPSSESLSSKPCLYFARGYCKHGSNCRFSHNLSSPMIESISLEKLEMEMQELLRGMRAPVSIASLPQLYYERFGKTLQAEGYLTESQRHGKTGYSLTNLLARLKNTVTLIDRPHGQHAIILAEDAYRFTAYRSGFSNIEREDLGSINPASRQIYMTFPAESTFTEEDVSNYFGIYGPVQDVRIPYQQKRMFGFVTYVYPQTVKVVLAKGNPHYVCGARVLVKPYKEKSKYGDRKFVDRGEHSKYLSSHILDLKEYDSHLGCRLVESSEMVRRQMEEQEQAVELESLHFADLNLGDTQRNQGGSQLSMPLVQQNHFSKGFSSGLFNADQYAKASEVDADLNGFDPTLDQFSYVLDVLDSEHTNEVETKSKTDADDECNSGHNLPDSPFSVFNGIKTPPHPDKTKICTIFNNTSQESTTSGFTQIPLWSRCS from the exons ATGCAGTTTTACACGACAGCTAG GTGTTTAGAGGTTTCAATGGATGCATATGGAGCAGTGCGCATTGTGTACACAAGGATCAGGAGCCTTGAGCCAGAAAATGTGTCTGAGATTATTGGATACTTGCTCATGCAAGATCTGGGAGACCAGGAAATGATTCGCCTGGCATTTGGTCCTAATGCTCTCTTACAGTCCATGATTTCAAAAGCCAAGGAGAAACTGGgattgtcatcatctcctccaattCATCAGCAGCTGCTAACAGATCACCATTCTCCACCTTTTCAGTACTCGAATTTACTGCCTCCACATTATTCTAATGGATTCCACTGGGGATCATCTCATGAAAAAGATAGTACATTATTAACAGCTCAAGATCTAATGCATCAAACCAATTTTCAAGGTGAACCCAGTGACTATCTGAATTTGAGCAGGCATCAGAGCCTGCCCCCTGATCTCAAATTTTCAGAAGAACCACTTTTTTATCCCGATTCTTCTTTCAGTCTAGCTAATGATCAATCTTTTTATCGAGATATCTCTCCTACTTTTTACAATGGAATCAAGCCAGGATCAAACCACAGGCGGGCCTATTCCATGACTGATGTTTCTGTTTCTCCAAGTTCTGAATCCCTGTCATCCAAGCCATGCCTTTATTTTGCTCGCGGTTACTGCAAGCATGGATCCAACTGCCGTTTTTCACACAATCTATCAAGTCCCATGATTGAAAGCATATCGCTGGAGAAATTAGAGATGGAAATGCAAGAGCTTTTGAGAGGAATGAGGGCCCCTGTTTCAATTGCTTCTCTGCCTCAGTTATACTATGAAAGATTTGGTAAAACTCTACAAGCTGAGGGATACTTGACTGAGAGTCAGAGGCACGGTAAAACTGGATACAGTTTGACAAATCTATTAGCCCGGTTAAAGAATACCGTTACACTCATTGACAGGCCTCATGGGCAGCATGCTATCATTTTAGCAGAGGATGCTTACAGATTTACAGCATACAGGAGTGGTTTTAGTAATATTGAACGAGAGGATTTGGGCAGCATCAATCCCGCATCCCGTCAAATTTACATGACTTTTCCTGCTGAGAGCACATTCACAGAAGAGGATGTTTCAAATTATTTTGG GATTTATGGACCTGTACAGGATGTGAGGATCCCCTACCAGCAGAAACGGATGTTTGGATTCGTAACATATGTTTACCCTCAGACAGTGAAAGTAGTCTTAGCCAAAGGAAATCCTCACTATGTTTGTGGTGCCAGGGTTCTCGTTAAACCTTACAAAGAGAAAAGCAAGTATGGAGACAG GAAATTTGTTGATAGAGGAGAACATTCAAAATACTTGTCATCTCACATTCTTGATCTTAAGGAGTATGATTCACATCTAG GTTGTAGGCTGGTTGAGAGCTCAGAAATGGTTAGAAGGCAGATGGAGGAGCAAGAACAAGCTGTGGAGCTAGAAAGTCTACATTTTGCTGATTTGAATCTGGGAGATACACAAAGAAATCAAGGTGGAAGCCAACTCAGTATGCCCCTTGTGCAGCAAAATCATTTCTCAAAAGGTTTCTCCAGTGGTTTATTCAATGCTGACCAATATGCAAAAGCTTCAGAAG TTGATGCAGATCTCAATGGGTTTGATCCAACGCTTGATCAATTCAGTTATGTGTTGGATGTGCTGGACAGTGAGCATACTAATGAAGTAGAGACAAAGAGTAAAACTGACGCTGATGATGAATG CAATAGTGGGCACAACCTTCCTGATAGCCCCTTTTCAGTTTTCAATGGGATTAAAACACCACCCCATCCGGATAAGACTAAAATTTGCACTATAttcaacaacacatcacaagaatCAACCACCTCTGGTTTCACTCAG ATTCCACTGTGGAGCAGGTGCAGTTAG